In the genome of Anabrus simplex isolate iqAnaSimp1 chromosome 7, ASM4041472v1, whole genome shotgun sequence, the window TTCCCCCACAGCAGTTCTGATGACTGAAGATTTTATTTCGTAATATCAGTTTTAATGGAAGAAAGAATATTTGTATAAACATTGTTTATCAATTTATATATGAGCAATCATACTctcattttataataaatatttgttATTTAACCCGAAATTTGCAACtcacatattttattattttagctTGTGTTAGTTTATAACCTGACAGCACaattcctcttcatttttttttgGTTTCGCTGACCCACTTTACACACAAACCCTTTTTCCGACTGAGTTACGCTGTGCTGTGGAAGAGGATTTACgattcaggtaagctatgtgccaaggttACTTACCGTTTGGTGAGTAAGATTGTCCACTATAATGTACCTGGTCGGTTCTCAGCTTTTGCTTGATAGTGACCAGGGCACTGTAGGGCCCAATACATTACGTAATGGTTTCTGGTGATCTTCACTAACAGCGTCCACAATTATGATGAAAAGTAGAAGTGATAGCGCAGATCCCTGATGGACTCCAACCGAGATAGGGAACTCACTCGATAAGCCACCAGCTGATTGCATATGGTGTTTAGGAgcttttaaaatttcatttaatcaCTGTTATACAAATACTAAATTGTTATTGATGTTTTTAAGTATAATATGCTCTCTTGTTGTTTAATGCTGAAACGTTAACCTATATCTGTTGCTTAAACAGTTACATATGATAGAGACActgcaattttttacatttttactcTACCAAAACAGGCCGTGGGCCTTATATGGGGGACGGAAGTTAAATGCAAAATACGGCATTAGAAGTGATTGAATTATAAAATTAATTGCAAAAAGTCAAATTACTTTTCCTTTGCATACAATTtgtttacgttgcactgacacagataggtcttatggcagtgacAGGATAGGaaacgagtaggaaggaagcacccatggcctcgattaaggtacaaccccagcttttTCCTGGTATGTAAAATTGGAAACCtcagaaaacctccttcagggctgccaacattggggttcgaacccactatctctcaaatgcaagctgacaatGTGTGTTATCAAGCTGTGTGAGGTATCATTTAATTCATCTCACCGAGTTCTATAGGAATACGGCAAAAGAAAGCAAATGGAGAACATTATTTTTAGAACACTGTGGTGCAAAGAATTTCTTTCTTAAAAATCATTATCATAAacattgaaatattattgaaatctcATCACAGAGGGCTTGTCAGaattaaaaaatgttcaaaatcattGATGCAGAACGTGAAAAGGTTTATCAGAAGCGTCTCAAAGTTACAGTGGCTGAGCGTAGCGAGGTGAGTTTTGAACTACTGGAGTCCCAACTAAGCATATCCACTGCTCCAGTTGAAGAAAATGACTTGGAGCTCATATATGAGGATATCACTGGTGACAATGAAGAGGCTCTGGTGCATCCAAGGAAGCTCCCATAACTCAGTGTGGTCCAAATATAGATTTATCTTTTGCCCATACCAGTAGTATTGACATTGGTATCTTTCCATATGTACGTTACTTCTCACATACAGACAATACATATATGCCACAACTTTTAAAACTATGTCAAAACGTGCAAATGTGACCCTGACACAGTCCTGTTTGAATTTTTGTTTGTTATAAAAAAACACCCGCAGATTAATAGATCTCATGCACTACAACAGACACAGCACAGAGTGGAGTGTGAGACAAGGCAAGGAGAGCAACTGTGTAGCAGAGAGCGGTGCCATTTTGACATAAGCAGTTTCCACAGTGAACAGTGCAGTGCAGCCTGAACAGCCCTGCTTTTGTATACTTCCTTAGAGATATATTATCCTCATGCTCAATTCTGTGAAACCAGTGTTACATAGAGGTTCACCGAAGTATAGCACCCCCAAATTATGGTTCACTAACAGAGTCCAAAAAGGAGCACAATTTTATCACCAAGTTAGGTCCCTTCTATGGGATAACAAAATATCTGTAAGTACAAAGATAACCCTTTATCAGGTATATTTTGTGCCAATAACTACATATGCCCTTGAAACCTGTATGATCAACAGTACAGATAGTAGCAGACTTCAAGCTGTAGAAATGAAGTTTCCGAGGTCAatgctacagaaaacaagaagaaataagaTCCGGAATGAAGAGATCCGTCATAATACACAAGTAAAGCAGTCGCTAAGCTAAAATGTAAGAAAATCAAGACTAGAAGTGTTATGGCCATGTAAACAGGATGGATCAAATGGGAACAGCAAGAAAATGGgtagaaaaggaactggaaggcaaaagacctagaggcaaACCAAGGAAACAGCAgatcagtcaagtaaagcaggacctggaaggaagaggagtggaatagCACCAAGTTGGGAAAGAAGAAATGTATctggatagacaaagatggagcGCGCTCTTGTACTGCACCCGGGTGACTGGAGACTGTTACAGGCTGATGATGACGATAAACAAAATGTGAATCAATTTTTAAGACATAGTGGGTTTTTCTTCTTTGGTttcaattaataaataaggataTAATCATGCAGGATCAGGTCAAAACTgattatgttaaaaaaaaaattaaaaaaatgctaaCAATTATGAGGGACTGATAAAGCTGTTATTtatcccctttaaacaataatcactaacaCACTGATTGTGAGTCCTATTTTTATTACAAGATGTATATGATCTTTTCATAACAGTgcttacaaactatccacttcatgtccgtattgacatGACAATCTAACAATCacagaaatattttttttatccacctaatcgatactttatttgtCTTTGGcaattttttataaaattattaacagtacatgtttcgagtGCTTTGCAGTTATCATCAGCTGTATTATATAAGCGtaggtgtaaataaggtaaaaataAGCACATTATATGTTCTCATGATAGACTTGATACTTTACATGGGAAACTTAAATTTTTGTCTATTGGAGgaagatggtagtggtggtggtgggggaatgCTTAAAAGGTGATTAATAACTACTTTTtttaactaaaatattgttaaatcttcttcttcttccaataagaAGATAAAAACGTCTTTAAGTGTCTTCTATTGCTTCTGTTCGGAAGCGTATTTGAAAAAACTGATTGGTTTTTCACCAACTAACTACTTAAGATAtactatataggcttttggacagcataagcccaaaagcctatacagtatcatgtctataagtcaggccatgaaagcatcaatggcaactacTTAATATGTTATTGAAGTATAATTAAAACATATTCTtaactaaaatattaataaaaatatgttGGCATCCAATCGATGAGTTAAGATCTTCTTTTCTGAGTCCCATTCATATTGTGCTTGAAGGTTTGTGGAAAAAGCTGATTAGCTTGAGTTTTTCTTATTGGCAACGGTAGATTCTAGAATGTCCTTGCATCTCACTGTTGGGATGTGTTAAATAGTTATTATATCCATAGACCATATAACTGGGTAGCTTGCAACACGATCCCTGTCTGGATTCATGTCTTTACTTCTCACTATCTTGGGTGTGGGTCTGTTTCCGCTGTCCTTGATCTGCCAAAGGTAaatgaagtatcgattaggtggagaaaaaaaaaattctttgattATTAGATAACAGTGCTTATCAATATTAACCAATAATTgtttcagatcaaaaattggatgtatggcttttcaagcgtttgctctattaaccagcatttcgtcttaggtctgacactagactcgtcagagtgggatgtgtcagaccctacccactgatgctggggtgtatgcaggtgaacttatcagaagcctcttatgtggcacagtctgataactgcatacgggagataaaactccacaatggaattaatgcccgcctagcaattccaaatggtaatactaaattcccatgaagggaattagatatttttccaccaatagagcatatcaaaaatcagatcaaaaattggatgtatggcttttcaggcgtttgctctattaaccagcatttcgtcttaggtctgacactagactcgtcagagtgggatgtttGTAATTTTTCCATTGCCTCTTGGTTTGTCATAGGTAACTGGTTTATAAAAAGAAGTTAATTGGATAGTTTTTGacaaaatatttttaacatctggaatcaatgaaattaaattatgtttccTTCTGCGAGCTTAATTTCGGATATAAAacccaaaggcaggcatttatacaagtggaggtacatacttGCCCTAGTGCACAAACACTTCATggtcctacaaaggaggcttgcagtggtgtctcaaaaGCACTCTAGCTGCCAGAGTCTTGATAAGGTATGGCAATCCAACTGATAAGCCTACTGCCACACTGGAGCGAAATGCTGgcaatttcatgattgaaaaggccTAAGACTTGCaagcgatgaaattaaattatggtttccttctggaaacttAATGTGGATATGAATACATACTTGGTCTTACATTTAACACTAGGTGCAAATGTAGTGACTTCAGTATTAGCTTCTCACAAAGGCAGATGTACATCAATGCAAGTGAgatttcttttgcaagttgctttacatcgcactgacacagttaggtcttatggtaacgatgggatgggacagggaagggctagaagtgggaaggaagcacccatggccttgattaaggtacagccccaacatttgcctggtgtgaaaatggcaaaccacggaaaaccatcttcagggctgctgacagtgtggctcgaacccactatctcccgaatactggatactggccgcacttaagcgactgcagctattgagctcggtcaagtgagataattttttttttttttgctttacgtcccggtctagaaatccaagaataaaggccgagaggatttgtcgtgctgaccacacgacacctcataatctacaggcctttgggctgagcagcagtcgcttggtaagccaaggcccttcaagggcagtagtgccatggggtttggtatggttttatttgctctacgtcgcaccgacacagataggtcttatggcgataatgggataggaaaggcctaggaatgggaaggaagcagctgtggccttaattaaggtacagccccagcatttgcctggtgtgaaaatgggaaaccacggaaaaccatcttcagggctgctgacagtggggttcaaatccactatcccccgattactggatactggccgcacttaagcgactgcagccatcgagcttggTAAAGGAGATTTATGATCTTACTAATATTCTTGACATTACCTATTAATAAAACTTCCACTGGTTTGGATTCCATGAAAAACTGAGGGCCTTTAGGCTACTGACTTCAGGCTTACTTTCACAACTGTTCTTGAAGAGAAATTCCAGTTGGTCTGTATAGTACACAGCCCAAGGTGACAAGGAGGCTGCCAATATCATGCACTTGCTTGAGCAAAGAATAAGAATTGCTTACCAACCACTAAACTGCTGAGGATGTAAGCATTAGTTGCTTTCTCTAACATCAATACCCTAGGTTTACATTAACACATGCATTGATCACTATATAAAATATCTGCTTCAGTCTTCTGTTACAGCGTTTCAAAAGTCTTGACGTCATCTGATGGAACATCATATCTGTTATCTTCAAGAATGATTGTATCTCGTGGATAGTCATCAAGTTGTACGAACAAGTATCTATATTCGTACTTCCCCTTGTCATTCTGGAAAGAAAGACTTATTTTTAACTTTTACCTTTTAATAAAAGGACAAATAATTAgtgaagaaaaataattaaaatttacattCTGAAATCAAAACTAGCCAATCAGAACATCAAGATCAACTGGGTCAAAATTTTCCAATAGTATTGAAAGGACACCAACACTATAAGAGATTCAGCACCACACCTACGTAAATCATCTGCAAGGCAGTAGCATTTTggtgaatttgtgtgtcatttcctacacaaaggcttcaccaaGTCTCCTAAGGGAGAACTTCTCCGCCCTTAGCCGGTGGTTctctcggccagacagtcgcaggtagtaccgtctattGTTACATACGGTAGCACAGTGTTCCTGACCCGACAACGATCCTacaatcattaagaggggaattcctcaaggcagtattattggacctttatgttttcttatatataaaaatgacgAGGAGTAATGaactgcggatgatgttattctgtatagagtaataaataggttacaagatgtgagcaactgcaaaaagacctcgacaatgttgtgagatggacagcaggcaatggtgtgatgataaacggggttagatgtctggttgtgagtttcactaatagaaaacgttctctcagttataattactgcgtttatgggggtgaaagttccttatggggatcactgtaagtacctcggtgttaatacaaggaacagatctctgcacgtgattatgagggaatttaggggttgtagtaaggatgtaaaggagagggtatataagtatctggtaagacccctattcgagtatggttccagtgtatgggaccttcaccaggattacttgattcgagaagtggaaaaattccaacgaaaagcagcttgatttgttctgtgtgtgtgatttctgacaaaagtgtaacactatgaaaatgttgcaaagttttggcttggtagacttgggagaaaggatacgagctgctgaactaagtggtatgttccgagctgtcaatggagagaaggATTGAAATgtctttagtagacgaataagtctgagtggtgtctttaaaagtagaagagatcacaatatgtagaaaaagttggaattcaagaacaaattggggcaaatattcatttatatgtacgggagttagggattggaataatttaccaagggcatATAAGTATGCCCAataaattttccaaattctttgaaatcatttaagaaaaagctaggaaaacaagtagggaatctgccacctgggcgactgccctaaatgcacatcaatgtTGATTTTGATTTGACTTTGATCAATTCATTTCCAAACACTTGATCAACGAAGTCACTTAGTGTACTGATAGGGGGTTACAGCATCACTAAATACACACATGTGAACATTCAAACATACTTGTCTCTCAGATTGTAGACAGACATTTATTTTCCAGCCAAGCAATACTCCACACTGTTCATGTTAATATAAGGTAAATCCATGATAACTATCACCATTACCATCAATATTCGTTATAGACCTCTTAACTCACTCAGTGCTGGTGGCGCTTGTAAGCATAAAAACGAGCTGTGAGCCCATGCGGCTGACACTTGTAAGTGTGCATGACCACTTGTTGTACAATGCGTATTATTCCGTGTAGCTTGGTAGCTACGGCCGTGTTTGTAGTTCTCGCATTTAACTAAAATCTTAAGTAACATTTCACTGCCAGCAGTTTTGTTTTCTTCTTATTGTGTTGGTGGTAGGTATAGTTTTAAAATAAGCATGATTTCAGCATCTCTTGGTGGCACAGGGTCTAAAGGACCAGCAGTGAACCGTGTTAATGCCTCAAATTTTGCATTACCTCTTACTGCAAAAAGTTAATTCTTTGCCAAGGGAATTGTTGATTTTAGAGCATATTTAACAGAATTTTAAGTAAAAGTTTGAATGCATTAGTGACAACGaacaaaatcaaaattaatatGGATTATGTTAAAAATGGAATTAAACTGAAATTCTTCATATTCTTCAATATTAACCACAATACAAGTATCAAAATAATATTACCTCCCGCATTTCTAGATGGACAGTTCCTCTCCTTCTGCTGCCCTgaatgtaaaatttcattcggagaTAATTAATTCCATCCTTCTCATACAAAAGATGACTagaaaaaataatacaaaattattACTGCAACACTTTCCGTAACcataagaaaataaaacaagtaGTACTGATATACATAATTCAACAGATAGAAGGAACACACGTTCATAAATTTATACATAACACTTTCCATaaccataaaaatgtaaacaagtagtaccgatatatatatatataattcaacagACAGAAGGAACACACGTTCATAATTTTACACATGAATGTAAACCATTTAACTTGAAATTTTATAAAACACTGGTATATTTGGTTAAATGCACAACCATGCTAAAAGCATTTATTCACTGCTCTAGTCCAATACCAAGACGTCTTAAAAAATGGTTGATTAGAGTGATTAGAGATAAGAGCatttgaacatttcatttctaTGCTGTAATTATGAAATGTATTAAGGAAACAATGAACACATCATTCTCGGAGCATGAACAAACTGGAATTCAAGATATCTTAGTATACAACTAGACAGCACAACAACAATGCTATGTGTTTttgtttatatctcaaaatctcATGTTTTAAAATGTATTAGTACAAAAACAGATCAGCGATATAATGATGTCTCCGGCTCTGATTTTAGACACCCATAAAAATGAACTCatctactgatgatgatgcttgttgtttaaaggtgccaaACATCTCGgtaattggcccctaatggtacgaggtggaacaAAGTGAAAAgatacttaaaattttaaaatgtatccactgactagaatttaaaatgaaaactcATCTACTGCCTAATTGTTTGTGATATTTaagtgtttctttttcaggtacaatttggttaccatatgtttcctttttcaggtagtttctaaatttatttattctctTACCAACTACTATCCAATTGGTCATGTATGTTTTTCACTTACATAAAgtaaaaagtaaacttgtgtcctcatcccgaggtggtgcaactcttttcaggcacattctcaatggaggtaagctgcatgtaccattttaaccatataccagccctcctgccattcttaaatttctggcagtaccaggaatcaaatctGTGtctcctcttctgaatacataaacgcagtgaagatgacatgcaacctcaccgcagtcaggtcggttcccggtaggtcattcaacacaacccgttgccgccaaaatggctgcaacgagacagaaacccttggacatgtgttgggattctgccggagtactgagctaatgcgcaaccatcgccaccatcgtgtaagaacgtcgattgctcaaggttTGAGagagcgtggatgggaggtgcacgaggaggttcactgcatctctaccgatgactctaatcggagggcggacatcgtagccatcaacagagaggacatgaaagcgatggtcttagatcccaccattcgctttgaaagagaccttaatcaggcacgggatgtggacctagaaaagcaagctatttatgttccatgcttgccttacctttcatctaagtataaaatacctattgatcggtggattgtcacaggcctgcttttcggagcaagaggcaccctccctagtcagacatcgaacttcctacaaaatttgaaagttccattctgcgagctagaaaaaatagtaatacagatactgagggactcgctgcaaatcattcatttccacctatacctgagaacgtgagttacattcctccccaactaaccctggaaaaaagaagataacagcattaacgagtaaatgttcatcttttgatatttttaaaccattgaaattgaaactgtattccggatccaaatggtcaccctcattggaggacggatgatttatttctttaataaatctctctctctgctaaCTATTAGTTTCAACGGACTGAAGAGTCTAACAGTTATACATTgattgagtcaaaactgaaaaagagatggcttcagatataaagaagaaaatttaaaaaactaaaGATTTCAATGAACAAACCGCAGGTTTTTAAACTGTGGATGTATcacagaatgttcaagatcccatgggCAGACACCTCACCAACAACATTCTCCATTGagaatgtgcctgaaaagagacAAACTTTCACTTACATGGAAAGGATACTAAGCAAAATCAAACCAAGTTCAACCAAAAGACCACATGGAGATATGTTTACATACTAACTTGTACATGCCATCATGGAAGGAGTAAGACAGTATTGCAGGTCCAAGCTGAGGAATTCATATATGAACCTTGTACTGATTTGATATGTCATTTATCATTTCAGAAGTTGACCCTGAAATAGGCTACTTCCCTGCATTTTGCAAAAATTTAACATGAACTCATCACAATATATATTTCACAAGAATATCAGCACACGCactgtgtgtgaccacaaggatcctcCTTGTAGGTGAGGTGTCTACCCATAGGATCTTGAACATTCTGTGATACATCCACAGTTTTAAAACCTGCAGTTTGTTCACTGAAATCTTTAGTTTTTTTTGCTTTCTTAAAATATATGAAGCCATCTCTTTTTCACTTTTGACTCAGTCAATTTATACCTGTTcggctcttcagtctgctgaaacaaactttgagtaaatacatttataaactacctgaaagagaaaacgcCCAGAAAATaatcaacttaattaaaatagaatgacttgTTTTGTTCTCGaaagatcatcagattctatcaaatcacactcaaatatttatgtttattttttaaatacttagGAAGTTGAAATCTGGAACTTTGCTTAAAGATGTCCTAGTCATGTATACTATGCTGGAGTacatcagattctataaaatcacactcaaatatttagaaataaatatttatgtttattttttttaaatacttaggAAGTTGAAATCTGGAACTTTGCTTAAAGATGTCCTAGTCATGTATACTATGCTGGAGTACAGCCTAACAGGTTAAAAAAAAAAGCTTTAGTGTCCATCCTTTGACGCTGTAAAGCAGGACTGGTAATAAACAACAAACTGAGGAGTTCCAAATCTGGTTTTGATTCCCACATCCAGATTCCATTCTTGTACATATTAGACAACATCCTAATTTGAAACGTGATACTTTTTGAATGATGTTTCCATCCAGGGTGATATCAGTGTAGGTGATTTTCTGTTTGCAGATTACCATGGTTATTTGTTTTTTGAACATTTATTTTAAGGATGAATTCCTTGCTTACTTCATGTTCAAATTAATAAAATGCATCATAAATCTGATACAGACAAGAAGGATCAATTCATTCTCGTGGAATGGCTGAGAGAGGGAGATGGGCATATACAAGAACAAGAGACTTCAATATAAGTGACAGAACTGTGGAAATTATGAGTACCGGTAATCTAAAAAAACACCATACAGATGTTTGTAATAAGTTCTCTAGGAACTTACGTAAATACAAATAAATTCTTTGCGACATACCTAACATGTCTCCTTCTTCCTCTCCTTGTCTCCTCACCAAACCCTTTAATGGGGTCACCAAGGGCATTTAAAATCCGTGGTTCATTACAGCATTTATCTAATGCAGCTGAATATACACTGTTCGGACTTTTACTTGAGAACAGCTCTTGAAAAACAGCAAAAAACATTATTCCAGTCACACCAACTCCAACGACAATTACTCCCAAGTAAGACACAGTTTTTGTTGTTTCCTTcactgtaaaaaagaaaaagaaagtgaaaTCAGCTCTTTTCAATGAATTTTAAGTTAATAAGCCTACGAATTTCACCTTACAGACAGTAAGAGTAAGCAGTGGCATGACCAGTAGGTGAGGCTAAACCCAACCAAAATATTATACAAGGCTTCCAGATTGTGAATTTTAAAACGTCAAATAGATCTTTGTTACCCTTATGATCATTACCACACTCAGGgactaattttaatattttaaacataTATTTTGTCATTAACATCTAATCAATTTGCTCAGTAATGACATTATTACATCTAATAAAGGTAAATATATTTAGTGGCAGGTTAGTTTAGGTTTCTTCCTAATCTTGTCCCTTGTTAactggtcatcagtccatagactggtttgatgcagccctccatgcccccctattctgtgctaatcttttcattcaCATGCACCTACTCTAATCTCTCTGTCACATTATTCTCCtgcaagcatcatttaatacagtgtaactccgcctctggacttcaTAACCACCTGGATTTGGAAGTGAAtctacaaggttgtgcaggtaagtCACATCCACATTAAGCCACTCGCCGAGGACTTGATctcgcaattccaccaaattgcggggatgataATGTCAGCATTTTATGCACTCTTCCTCcgtgtcccacagattttcaatgtggttcaagtcaggtgattttgcaggacAATCAAGATGCTGTTGTCAGCTTGAAAAATctgggtatcaatagcatactcatcatgccgattttgactgaaaggcaacacctgatcatccataatgtttaaataaacatgctggtgtccaactcgttggctgaatggtcagcttactggccttcggttcagagggtcctgggttcgattcccagccggtttggggattttaaccttcattggttaattccaatgactcgggggctgggtgtttgtgctgtccccaacattcttgcaactcacacaccacacataacactatcctccaccacaataagacgcagttacctacacactgcagatgccgcccaccctcatcggagggtctgccttccaagggctgcactcagctagaaatagccacacaaaattaaaaaatgtgctggttcatattagtggtcacctcagtaaacgagcccaatccatgatatgaaaaacacccccaaaacatcacagacccacctctggcttgaaAGTGACCTTGCATACATCCAGGATGatatgcttcatttggccttcggtgcattcAGTGATGTGTGTctttggaatacaggcaaaaacgtgattcatcagaccacattattttccgccagtcagctactgttcaCATTCAAcgatttctagcccactgaaggTGCGCAGCTTTATCTGCCTGTATGAGCAATGAACTCATGCAAGGtgaccaactccaaatgttcattacaagatattagaatcattccgtattgatcgTTTTCACTTTGCAAGGGAAAAAATTAAAACTCATAGGAGTAATAAAATTCattatttattactccatctaatgttGGAATGTTACgaataggaggatacatttaattttttcttttgtaaagtcCAAAGGTTCATTGTATCCAGTTCCCGTCATAATGttttctcgctaacaggttgggatggaccttcattcagaCTGCtgagtttggaagcgattttgattcacaagccacgAAATGCAtctccagtccctctcagtcaAGATTTTTTTTCTGACCACACTTCTAATGTCATGTTTCATGGCCACATGTAGTACACCATtccttgtagacacgttgaacagtccgctgtgaaacaccaacaaatccaggcaccgtatggccatgggcacatccttccatctacccatgttgacgtacaccacccacttgaaacatcaatgtctcactgatcactactgccttatgctcatgcAGAGGCAGTGTGCGGTTGAGCATGGGACTCATTTGCtctgccatctgtacaggcttaacgatccatctgtgtgtgCACACTAGGGTGACTAATGTTTTGTCTGCTGAGCTTATATGGAACAAGGGTCTGTGTTATATTATACTAGGCATTCTGGCTCAGCAAGCAACAACAACTTTGGAGTGAGTTTTACTAAAAATTGTGAAATGTAACAGAGCTTTCCTTGTGGTTATGCTTCAATTCATgatgataattttaaaaattaataacaatCAATTAAAAGtctaatttgatagaatctgacgatgttctttcaagaatgaagcaTGTTATTCTGTTTCTTAATTAATGGTA includes:
- the LOC136877039 gene encoding mitochondrial import inner membrane translocase subunit Tim21, whose amino-acid sequence is MSTMSRIVPVLARFTPFPSAKILHSMCRCNIEAMCWANYSSCRLMYGRRCYSTEKENKSSLTEVKSKEIGAAATFEQVKETTKTVSYLGVIVVGVGVTGIMFFAVFQELFSSKSPNSVYSAALDKCCNEPRILNALGDPIKGFGEETRRGRRRHVSHLLYEKDGINYLRMKFYIQGSRRRGTVHLEMRENDKGKYEYRYLFVQLDDYPRDTIILEDNRYDVPSDDVKTFETL